A stretch of DNA from Microbacterium croceum:
GAACAACCGGCGAGCGAGACCGTCGCCGCTGCGGCCGCCATGGCCGCCAACTTCCTGCTGGTTTTCATTTCTCCTCCTTGTGATGCATGGGTAGTGGTGGTGCTCGGGTAGTGGTGCTCGGGCGGAATCGTCGCCGGCGGTGACGTCAGGAGAGGGGATGCCGTGACCCCGTGGTCGCGTGCAGAGGTGTCGCTTCCGCGGCGTTCGCCGCACGGGCGAACCTGGCCGTGATCTGCAATGGGTCGGTGATCGCACCGCCGACCACGACCGCCCACGCGCCCGCGGCGAGCGCCTGCGACACATCCGCCGGCGTCGTGACGGAACCTTCGGCGATCACGCGGATGCCGCGGGAGGCGATGCTCTCGATGAGGGCGAAGTCCGGCACGCTCGCGTGGGCCGTGGCCGGGGTGTAGCCGGCCAAGGTGGTGGCGACGGCATCAGCGCCGGCATCCATGGCCGCGCTCGCCTCGGCGCTGGTCGAGACATCCGCGAGGAGGGGGATCGTCAGTTCCCGCCGAGCGATCCGCAGCATCTCCAGGGCCGCAGCGAGGGGACGGTCGGCATCGTCGACGACTTCGAGGGCGACGACATCCGCGCCGGCGGCGGCGACCGCGAGACAGTCGTCGATCGAGCGGGTGATGCCGGGGCGTCCGATCGAGGAACGGGTCTTCTTCAACCCGATGATCGGCAGTCCGGTCCGCTCACGGACGTGCCTGATGTCGTCTTCCCCCTCGAGGCGGAGGCCGATGGCACCGCCCAGTTCGGCAGCAGCGGCGAGACGACCGATCACGTCAATCGATCGCATCGGATGATCCGGCGCGGCCTGGCACGATACGACCAGCCCGCCGTGGAATCGTTCGAGCGTCTGAGCTCGTTCATCTACGCCGAGGTTCAATGCATTTCCCTAGAGTTGAGCTACCGTTGAAACAACGGGGCTGATTTGTACATACGTTTAGATCTAGACGAGTTCGCCCCCTGTTGTCAACCCTGGAGACCACATGACAGACAAACAGGCGACCAAGCACGACGCGCTGCGCGAGCATCTGCAGTCGCTCATCGACTCCGCGCCGCGCGCCAACAGCAAGCTGCCGACGGAGCAGGAGCTGATGGACCGGTTCGGCGTCAGCCGATCCACCGTGCGACGCGCCGTCGACCAGTTCGCGAGCGCCGGCCGGGTGTACCGCATCCAGGGAGCAGGCACCTTCACGACGCCTGCCGTCGTGCAGAAGGCCGGAGAGCTCACCTCCTTCACCGAGGACATGCGGCGACGCGGGCTCATCCCCACCTCTCAGGTGCTCGCCCAGCAGGAGGAAGCAGCGCCGCCCAGTGTTTCCGCGAAGCTCCAGCTCGTGGCACAGGAACCCGTGACGCGCATCCACCGCCTCCGCCTCGCCGATGGCGAGCCGATGGCCCTCGAGACCACCTACTTGTCGACGCGGAGATACCCAGGCCTGGCCGCCATGGACATTCACGGGTCGCTCTACGAGACCCTCGTCCTGAACTACAACCAACGCCCCCAGCAGGCCGACCAGACGCTCGGGGTGAAGTCACTGAGCGACGACGAGGCCGCCCTGCTCGGACTGGGAAAGGGGTCCTCCGCACTGGCCGTCGAGCGCCTGCTCCGCAACGAAGATGGCGATCCCATCGAGTTGTCCCAGTCGCTGTACCGCGGCGACCGCTACTCGTATCACACGACGCTCTACGCCCCTACCGACCGGCTTTCCTGACACCCGCGAACAAATTGGTGTATACATAACCCTCATGGGATCCACACCTCGAGTCGCCCTGCTGGGCGGCGCCGGCCTCGTCGGCAGCGAGCTCTCACGAATCCGTCACGGCAGTTGGCAGGTCAGCCGGATCGACGTGCACCCCGGAGCGACCGCCGACGCGGACCAGCCGGCGGCGATCGTCGATGTCCTCGACGAGGCTGCCCTCACGTCCGTGCTGACGGGTGTCGACATCGTCGTCCACCTCGCAAATGTTCCCGTCCGGACGCCTCCCCCGTATCCGGCCTCCACCCTGAGGGACGCGTTCGCCGTGAACGTCGGCTCGGTGTACACCGGCATCCGTG
This window harbors:
- a CDS encoding putative N-acetylmannosamine-6-phosphate 2-epimerase, whose amino-acid sequence is MNLGVDERAQTLERFHGGLVVSCQAAPDHPMRSIDVIGRLAAAAELGGAIGLRLEGEDDIRHVRERTGLPIIGLKKTRSSIGRPGITRSIDDCLAVAAAGADVVALEVVDDADRPLAAALEMLRIARRELTIPLLADVSTSAEASAAMDAGADAVATTLAGYTPATAHASVPDFALIESIASRGIRVIAEGSVTTPADVSQALAAGAWAVVVGGAITDPLQITARFARAANAAEATPLHATTGSRHPLS
- a CDS encoding GntR family transcriptional regulator, with amino-acid sequence MTDKQATKHDALREHLQSLIDSAPRANSKLPTEQELMDRFGVSRSTVRRAVDQFASAGRVYRIQGAGTFTTPAVVQKAGELTSFTEDMRRRGLIPTSQVLAQQEEAAPPSVSAKLQLVAQEPVTRIHRLRLADGEPMALETTYLSTRRYPGLAAMDIHGSLYETLVLNYNQRPQQADQTLGVKSLSDDEAALLGLGKGSSALAVERLLRNEDGDPIELSQSLYRGDRYSYHTTLYAPTDRLS